A stretch of Rhinoderma darwinii isolate aRhiDar2 chromosome 4, aRhiDar2.hap1, whole genome shotgun sequence DNA encodes these proteins:
- the EIF4A2 gene encoding eukaryotic initiation factor 4A-II — translation MSGGSADYSRDHGGPEGMDPDGVIESNWNEIVDNFDDMNLKESLLRGIYAYGFEKPSAIQQRAIIPCIKGYDVIAQAQSGTGKTATFAISILQQLEIELKETQALVLAPTRELAQQIQKVILALGDYMGATCHACIGGTNVRNEMQKLQAEAPHMVVGTPGRVFDMLNRRYLSPKWIKMFVLDEADEMLSRGFKDQIYEIFQKLSTNIQVVLLSATMPTDVLEVTKKFMRDPIRILVKKEELTLEGIKQFYINVEREEWKLDTLCDLYETLTITQAVIFLNTRRKVDWLTEKMHSRDFTVSALHGDMDQKERDVIMREFRSGSSRVLITTDLLARGIDVQQVSLVINYDLPTNRENYIHRIGRGGRFGRKGVAINFVTEEDKRILRDIETFYNTTVEEMPMNVADLI, via the exons ATGTCTGGCGGCTCTGCGGATTATTCAAG agacCATGGAGGCCCAGAAGGAATGGACCCTGATGGTGTTATTGAG AGCAACTGGAATGAAATCGTTGACAATTTTGATGACATGAACCTAAAAGAGTCTCTTCTAAGAGGAATCTATGCTTATGGTTTTGAAAAACCTTCTGCCATTCAGCAAAGAGCCATCATTCCCTGCATTAAAG GGTATGATGTGATTGCTCAAGCTCAGTCAGGTACTGGCAAGACAGCCACATTTGCCATTTCCATCCTGCAGCAGCTGGAGATTGAGCTCAAGGAGACCCAAGCTCTAGTATTGGCTCCCACAAGAGAACTGGCTCAACAG ATACAAAAGGTCATCTTGGCCCTGGGTGACTACATGGGTGCAACATGTCACGCTTGTATTGGAGGAACAAACGTTCGCAATGAAATGCAGAAACTACAGGCAGAAGCGCCACATATGGTTGTAGGAACTCCTGGTCGTGTGTTTGATATGTTGAATAGACGCTACCTAT CtccaaaatggattaaaatgtttGTTTTGGATGAAGCTGATGAAATGTTGAGCCGTGGTTTTAAGGATCAAATATATGAGATCTTTCAAAAATTGAGCACAAACATTCAG GTTGTCCTACTTTCTGCCACCATGCCCACTGATGTGTTGGAAGTGACCAAAAAGTTCATGAGGGATCCAATACGAATTCTTGTGAAAAAGGAGGAATTGACTTTGGAGGGTATTAAGCAGTTCTATATTAATGTTGAACGAGAG gaGTGGAAGCTGGATACCCTGTGTGATCTGTATGAGACCTTGACCATTACACAAGCTGTAATTTTTCTAAATACCAGAAGAAAGGTGGACTGGCTTACTGAAAAGATGCATTCAAGAGACTTTACAGTGTCTGCTTTG CATGGTGACATGGACCAGAAGGAACGAGATGTCATTATGAGAGAGTTCAGGTCCGGATCTAGTCGTGTGCTGATAACTACAGATTTGCTG GCACGCGGTATAGATGTGCAGCAAGTTTCCCTGGTTATTAACTATGACCTACCAACCAACCGTGAAAACTACATTCACAG GATTGGCCGTGGAGGTCGCTTTGGAAGGAAAGGTGTGGCCATAAACTTTGTGACAGAGGAGGATAAGCGAATTCTTCGCGATATTGAGACTTTCTACAATACTACAGTGGAGGAGATGCCAATGAATGTTGCTGATCTGATTTGA